The genome window ttaattaaagatAATTGCGTTTTTATTGTGAGTTTGCTTAAGAACTCGTTTAGATGTGTCCTTGAGATTGTAGGCATtacttaaattaaatgaaaattatttttttttaatgcgACTGAAACTTGGCGCCAAAGCGAAAACTTTACGCATATGAAAACACGAGTTGGCATCCCTAGTAAACAGCTGTTCGTGAAGATATGCAGAGCAATCCAAAAACCCGCCTAcaaatattgttattttgattagattacGGATTACAGAATGGAACCGCCATACGCCCCGCTTAGTGAGTCCTGCGCCAAGGCGTTGGGCGACAAGGTGTACGAGAAACGTAAGGTGGCCTCGCAGGAGATCGAGAAGTGAGTAGTCCATGAAACAGCCACCGCCGAGATTCGTCATCCCAATTGGGAAATGCACTCTTCGCCAGAATGGTCACGGAattcaacaacaaaaacaactctGCCCAGATCCGCAAGCTGATCGAAGTGCTGGCCACGGATTATGCGACATCACGGGACGCAAACCGAAGGAAAGGAGCGCTTATCGGTCTGGCAGCCATGGGTTTAGGGCTGGGCAAGGTATGTGTGACCATTAGTCATCGGAAGCGTGTTCCCTTTTCAAGACTTTGTCCACTTTTGCAGGATGCGGGCAAGTACGTCCAGGGCCTGGTGACGCCCATCATGACCTGCCTGTCGGATCCGGATATCCGTGTGCGTTACTTCGCCTGCGAGTCCCTGTACAACGTAGTGAAGGTGGCCCGCTCTGCGATCATTCCCTTCTTCCCGGAGCTTTTCGCCGCACTATCACGACTCGTGACTGATTCCGATCAAATGGTCAAGGACGGCAGCGAATTGCTGGATCGCCTGCTGAAGGTAGGTACCATTagaatttcatttaatatCAAAAGAATCAGAGTTATTGGTTAATTATCCTACTTTTAGGATATTGTCACGGAATCGTCGCAAACATTCAATCTGCAGGCGTTCATTCCTTTGCTGAGAGAGCACATCTATGTGAAGGATGCGTTTGCCCGTCAGTATGTGATCTCATGGATATCGATCCTAAATGCCGTACCGGATATTAACATGGTCAACTATTTGACCGAGATTTTGGACGGACTCTTCGTCATGCTCGAGGACAATACGCTTGAGATCCAGCGCATGTGCGAGACCACAATTAGCCAGTTCCTGAAGTCCATAAGGAACGACTCGTCATCCGTGCGTATGGAGGATACTATCAATACACTTATAACGCACGCACAATCGCCCAATGAGCTCATCAAGTCCATTGCGATCACCTGGATACGGGAGTTTGTCCAAATATTTGGCCCCAATGTGCTGCCGTATGCTAGTGGCATATTCACGGCGATATTGCCGTGTCTGGAATACAATGTGGAATCGAAGAGAAGTAAGCTAATAGTTACATTAGAAAGCACACCTTTAATCCATTTAATCTACAGGTATTAAAGAGTGCGCCGTGTCTGTTAACAACTCGATGATGTTGCTCGTTTCGACCAAGGAGCTGAAAACGGAGACAGTGGCCAAGATTGATTTGCGTTCGATTATGGACGTTCTTTCACAGTATCTCACGCACAATTCGATGCACACAAAGATCGCAGTTCTAAAATGGATCCACCATCTATTCACCAACTTTCCAAACGAAATGTCCGTGCATGCGAGAAACCTGAACACTAATCTATTGTCAACTTTGGCCGACAACTCGGATGAGGTAGTCCTTCAAAGCCTGTCCGTTTTGGCGGAAATCGTAAATTCTCAAGAGAGCAGGGGTGAGAACATATTCCTGAAATTCTTTTAATCAATACGAGTATAGTAACTAATACTCTCTTACTACAGAGCTCAACGATTTTAACAAATCGCACTATCGCGAGTTTTTGTTGAGTTTATTGAACCTTTTCAGCGAGGAGAAACTTATACTGGAGAACAGAGCCAGCCTTATTATTAGGTAAACCCATTACAAATATTTACTTTCATTGAATATGCCCACATATAACCATATCTATTGAAGAAAACTCTGTGTGCTGCTGAATGCGGAATACATTTACCGCACCTTTGCCGAAATAATTGCGGAGGGCGTGCCCAACTTGAAGTTTGCTTCGACGGTTGTGCGCCTGCTGAACATGATTCTACTAACCTCAACGGAGCTATTCGAATTGCGTACGAGCCTGCGAAATATATCCAACGAGAAGTCAGCGGATCTCTTTCAATGCCTCTACAAGAGCTGGGCCCACTGTCCAGTGTCCACACTTTCCCTGTGCCTGCTTACCCAGAGCTACCAGCATGTGTCCCGCTTGGTTACGCTATTGTAAGTGGTTAATACCTATATCACCTTTCTTAATTTATTGAAtgtgtatttattattattatgcagTGCCGATGTTGAAATCACTTTGGAGCTGCTGACCGAGCTGGACAAACTGGTTCAGTTGATAGAGTCTCCCATATTCGCTCCATTGCGTCTTACGCTTGTTTCCAAAGCGAATAACTGCGCGGATGCACAGTACTTGGCTCATGCCCTGTTTGGCATCctgatgctgctgccgcaGACGGAAGCCTTTGACACGCTTCGGAATCGTTTGCAATGCGTGCCCAACTACTGGGGTCACGATCCTGTGTAAGATATTTCCTAGAGTTGAAACCTTCAATGCAGCTTTTCTTTAATCCTCAGGGATGAACGCAACTCACTGGAGTACAAAAGTGGTATTGATTTCGATGCCTTGGAACAACATTTCATTAAATTGCAGAAAGCCCACCGCGAGCAGCGTATTGTGCACCGGAAGCGGAGTGTAATAACTCCTGAAAGCAACTAGCCTTCTTTTATGCATACCTTATTTATATAGCCTGTGATTCAGTGTGCAGTCCTTTCGTTCGCATATGTGTGTTTAATAAATTTGAGTCTAATATACTTTAAAATGTCGGCAGTAACCATATAAATGCTGATCgtaaatgttcaaaaaatgCATAGTCTTAGTTTTCTTCAAAATGCCTCTCGGCGGGCAAAAATAAACTTCTGAATAAATAAGACAATCAGATTCTCTTAAgattacaatttatttaaatttacgAATACCCGTTGGCAGCGTAGTGCAATGATGCTGATACATTTGCAGTAGGAAGATTGTGTCGTCTAGGGTCAGTTCAGCTTTTGACAAGGTCTTTATGCGATTTTTAACCTTATTAAGGATCTCGCACTCCGGTGGCGTGAAAGTCTCAACAATCTGAAATGGCAAGGAGCGGCTTATAATGTACTTCTTATCAACCTTAATAATATGTACCTCTGCGATATACTCGTCCGTCTCTCCACGTTCCTTCATGGCCTCTACTATGCTGTCCAGCCTTTGTGATTTTTCAATTAGGCCCTTGTGTTCATTTTTTTCGTAGTTAGATCGCTCTATTGTGTTATAAAGGGATTTGTAGCTGGCATCGAGCAGCATTCTCACGGTCTGAAATGCATGAATAACATTAGAAatagaaaagaaattttttcTCGACCACACTCACATCTTTCTCCCTGACCTGGAAGAGGTAAAATGCTTTAGCGGGGCCATTACTGCCTCCGCCAGGCTTCTTAATAATCTTGACATGAATAAACTGTTCCTGGAACAAATTATACGCCAGCGACTTGGCCTCTTTGGATGGGATCATGGCCTCCTTTTGCAGGTCCTCCTGTTCTATGTATTTCTTGCACCGAATCACTCGGAATATTCGTGCTGCCTTTGAGCCAAATCGTTCCGTGATAACACACTCCACACAAGCAAAGGCCAGCGACTCGAAGGCATGTTCCATATCCACCACGTACACACCACCACCCATGTCGCCCACTCTTCGAAAAAATCCCAGTGAGTCCTCAGctaaaaattaaacattatTTTAAGATGTATTCATCCGTTTTTTGTTCAGTTATACTCACTCAATAGGCTTATGTACTGGTCCAAGTACTTCATAAGATCTAGGTTATTCGATTTCCTTTCAATAGCCTGTTTAATTTCCACGAAAGTAATTTGATTGGAGAGTTTCTGCaca of Drosophila mauritiana strain mau12 chromosome 3R, ASM438214v1, whole genome shotgun sequence contains these proteins:
- the LOC117144029 gene encoding DNA-directed RNA polymerase III subunit RPC3 — its product is MSADYSHLSSAILEQCFGKVVQAVADCLFSATTRTLGQITSATKLSRKEVAFALAVLVKFRLVDFTASKANPFLAEYALRREDVLCLLRYPRYVHLVQTKYGNVGASISEELINSGSDTATGILLKCLAENENKAESPESYRNTFLEMITDHYIIKRPELLVGDDQDENVPKFETNECDFFRHPNIDLQLLAKIQKGEATLAEARDSHMVWNLNHDRFHQDFRDTIMVDAIERKLGENAAECFRFILKIMYNTTDPWERKLSNQITFVEIKQAIERKSNNLDLMKYLDQYISLLTEDSLGFFRRVGDMGGGVYVVDMEHAFESLAFACVECVITERFGSKAARIFRVIRCKKYIEQEDLQKEAMIPSKEAKSLAYNLFQEQFIHVKIIKKPGGGSNGPAKAFYLFQVREKDTVRMLLDASYKSLYNTIERSNYEKNEHKGLIEKSQRLDSIVEAMKERGETDEYIAEIVETFTPPECEILNKVKNRIKTLSKAELTLDDTIFLLQMYQHHCTTLPTGIRKFK
- the LOC117144028 gene encoding protein VAC14 homolog, whose amino-acid sequence is MEPPYAPLSESCAKALGDKVYEKRKVASQEIEKMVTEFNNKNNSAQIRKLIEVLATDYATSRDANRRKGALIGLAAMGLGLGKDAGKYVQGLVTPIMTCLSDPDIRVRYFACESLYNVVKVARSAIIPFFPELFAALSRLVTDSDQMVKDGSELLDRLLKDIVTESSQTFNLQAFIPLLREHIYVKDAFARQYVISWISILNAVPDINMVNYLTEILDGLFVMLEDNTLEIQRMCETTISQFLKSIRNDSSSVRMEDTINTLITHAQSPNELIKSIAITWIREFVQIFGPNVLPYASGIFTAILPCLEYNVESKRSIKECAVSVNNSMMLLVSTKELKTETVAKIDLRSIMDVLSQYLTHNSMHTKIAVLKWIHHLFTNFPNEMSVHARNLNTNLLSTLADNSDEVVLQSLSVLAEIVNSQESRELNDFNKSHYREFLLSLLNLFSEEKLILENRASLIIRKLCVLLNAEYIYRTFAEIIAEGVPNLKFASTVVRLLNMILLTSTELFELRTSLRNISNEKSADLFQCLYKSWAHCPVSTLSLCLLTQSYQHVSRLVTLFADVEITLELLTELDKLVQLIESPIFAPLRLTLVSKANNCADAQYLAHALFGILMLLPQTEAFDTLRNRLQCVPNYWGHDPVDERNSLEYKSGIDFDALEQHFIKLQKAHREQRIVHRKRSVITPESN